Proteins encoded in a region of the uncultured Paludibaculum sp. genome:
- the rho gene encoding transcription termination factor Rho, producing MPPLTAEERRQGALNKRGNLDLGELKEMSISRLNQIARDLDISGVAGMRKQELIFKILQAQAEKAGLIFSEGVIECLPDGFGFLRAPEYNYLPGPDDVYVSPSQIRRFDLRTGDTVSGQIRPPKEGERYFALIKVDAINFEPPEQSRNKIFFDNLTPLYPQERIKLETVKDGFTGRVMDMLTPIGKGQRGLIVAPPRTGKTMLLQSIAHSITANHPEVVLIVLLIDERPEEVTDMQRSVKGEVISSTFDEPAQRHVQVAEMVIEKAKRLVEHKRDVVILLDSITRLARAYNTVVPPSGKVLSGGVDSNALQRPKRFFGAARNIEEGGSLTIMATALIDTGSRMDDVIFEEFKGTGNMEIHLDRKLVDKRIFPAIDINKSGTRKDELLIPRDELNRIWVLRKVLAPLSPVESIELLLDKLAKTRSNSEFLASMSA from the coding sequence CTGCCGCCGCTCACCGCGGAGGAGCGCCGTCAGGGCGCACTTAACAAGCGAGGCAACCTCGATCTGGGCGAATTGAAGGAGATGTCCATCTCACGGCTGAACCAGATCGCACGCGATCTGGACATCAGCGGTGTGGCGGGCATGCGCAAGCAGGAGTTGATCTTCAAGATCCTCCAGGCGCAGGCCGAAAAAGCCGGCCTCATCTTCTCCGAAGGCGTCATCGAATGCCTGCCCGACGGTTTCGGCTTCCTGCGCGCGCCGGAGTACAATTATCTACCCGGCCCGGACGACGTCTACGTCTCCCCGTCGCAGATCCGCCGCTTCGACCTGCGGACCGGCGATACGGTGAGCGGCCAGATCCGTCCCCCCAAGGAAGGCGAGCGGTACTTCGCCCTCATCAAGGTCGACGCGATCAACTTCGAACCGCCAGAGCAGTCGCGCAACAAGATCTTCTTCGACAACCTGACGCCGCTCTATCCGCAGGAGCGCATCAAACTCGAAACCGTGAAGGACGGCTTCACCGGTCGCGTCATGGATATGCTGACGCCCATCGGCAAGGGCCAGCGCGGCCTCATCGTCGCTCCGCCGCGTACCGGCAAGACGATGCTGCTGCAGTCCATCGCTCACTCCATCACGGCCAACCACCCGGAGGTCGTCCTCATCGTTCTGCTCATCGATGAACGGCCTGAGGAAGTCACCGACATGCAGCGCTCGGTGAAGGGCGAAGTCATCAGCTCCACCTTCGACGAGCCCGCCCAGCGCCACGTCCAGGTCGCTGAGATGGTCATCGAAAAGGCCAAGCGCCTTGTCGAGCACAAGCGCGATGTCGTCATCCTGCTCGACTCCATCACGCGTCTCGCGCGCGCCTACAACACAGTTGTTCCGCCCAGTGGGAAAGTGCTCTCGGGCGGTGTCGATTCCAATGCACTGCAGCGCCCCAAGCGTTTCTTCGGCGCGGCGCGCAACATCGAGGAAGGCGGCTCGCTCACCATCATGGCGACAGCGCTGATTGATACCGGCAGCCGCATGGACGACGTGATCTTCGAAGAGTTCAAAGGCACGGGCAACATGGAAATCCACCTCGACCGGAAGCTGGTGGACAAGCGTATCTTCCCGGCCATCGACATCAACAAGAGCGGCACGCGCAAGGATGAACTGCTCATCCCGCGTGATGAACTCAACCGCATCTGGGTGTTGCGCAAGGTGCTCGCTCCTCTGTCGCCAGTGGAGAGCATCGAACTGCTGCTGGACAAGCTGGCCAAGACGCGCTCGAACTCGGAGTTCCTGGCGTCCATGAGCGCCTGA
- the yihA gene encoding ribosome biogenesis GTP-binding protein YihA/YsxC: MVTPAEFLLSATNAGHFPPEGMPEVAFLGRSNVGKSTLLNRLLGQKLAFTSSTPGRTQAVNFFRVEDRLLFVDLPGYGYAKAPKSVSRAWQAVVDEYLLQREKLALCCVLVDSRRGWMDTDLQLKEWLDFHQRPYVVVATKVDKLNQKEKNASQKAIRQHYPDGELIWFSGLSGQGVKEIWQTIWKRTAR; the protein is encoded by the coding sequence GTGGTAACACCCGCGGAGTTTCTCCTAAGCGCGACGAATGCCGGGCACTTCCCCCCTGAGGGGATGCCGGAAGTGGCGTTTCTGGGGCGAAGCAACGTCGGCAAGTCCACGCTGCTCAACCGCTTGCTGGGCCAGAAACTGGCGTTTACGTCCAGTACGCCCGGGCGGACGCAGGCCGTAAATTTCTTCCGGGTGGAGGATCGGCTGCTTTTTGTCGATCTACCGGGATATGGGTACGCAAAAGCCCCGAAGAGTGTCTCGCGGGCCTGGCAGGCGGTAGTGGACGAGTACCTCCTGCAGCGCGAAAAATTGGCGCTGTGTTGTGTCCTGGTGGACTCGCGGCGCGGCTGGATGGACACGGATCTCCAGCTCAAGGAGTGGCTGGACTTCCACCAGCGGCCTTACGTTGTGGTGGCAACGAAGGTGGACAAGCTCAATCAGAAAGAGAAGAATGCGAGCCAGAAGGCGATCCGGCAGCACTACCCTGACGGAGAACTCATCTGGTTCTCGGGCCTTTCCGGCCAAGGAGTAAAAGAGATTTGGCAAACGATCTGGAAAAGAACGGCACGGTAA